From one Pontibacillus sp. HMF3514 genomic stretch:
- a CDS encoding NADH:flavin oxidoreductase, translating into MTNKYESLFTEQTLNNLTLDNRYIVAPMTRVTAESDGRANDRMKEYYERYAKGGFAAIISEGIYTDKKHSQGYDNQPGLATKEHAEAWKPIVDTVHEHGTKMIAQLMHAGAQVQGNPYVDETIAPSNVAPKGEQLGFYGGSGPFPTAREMTLDDIQNVIDSFARAAIKAKKAGFDGVEIHGANGYLLDEFLTDYMNQRTDEYGDSVENSLRIIKEVIQEVRGVVGSQFVVGIRLSQGKVSDQAYKWPGGEETAETIFSTIGELPIDYIHVTDGDGTAESFGEGSRSMAKAAKDFGGKPVIANGKLGDPDQALKAVEEEGADFVSLGTGALANPDTPHRVQKGLELKEFDAESILFPIAHVKDTELNMDIE; encoded by the coding sequence ACAAACAAATACGAATCCCTTTTTACTGAACAAACGCTTAATAATTTAACACTCGATAATCGATATATTGTAGCTCCAATGACTCGAGTTACAGCAGAGAGTGATGGACGAGCTAATGATCGCATGAAGGAGTATTATGAGCGATATGCTAAAGGCGGTTTTGCTGCCATTATTTCAGAAGGTATCTATACGGATAAAAAACATAGTCAAGGTTACGATAATCAACCTGGCCTTGCTACAAAAGAACATGCAGAAGCATGGAAGCCAATTGTAGATACTGTTCACGAGCATGGTACGAAAATGATCGCCCAGCTGATGCATGCAGGTGCACAGGTTCAAGGTAACCCTTATGTAGATGAAACAATTGCTCCTTCCAACGTAGCACCAAAAGGAGAGCAACTTGGTTTTTATGGTGGATCAGGTCCATTCCCTACTGCACGCGAAATGACCCTTGATGATATTCAAAACGTAATCGACTCTTTCGCTCGCGCTGCAATTAAAGCAAAGAAAGCAGGATTTGACGGCGTAGAAATCCATGGAGCGAACGGCTACTTACTTGATGAATTCCTAACAGACTATATGAACCAGCGTACAGATGAGTACGGTGATTCTGTTGAAAACAGCTTGCGAATTATAAAAGAAGTGATTCAAGAAGTTCGTGGAGTAGTGGGAAGTCAATTTGTTGTTGGAATTCGTCTTTCTCAAGGAAAAGTATCGGATCAGGCTTACAAATGGCCAGGCGGTGAAGAGACAGCTGAAACGATTTTTTCTACAATCGGAGAACTTCCAATAGACTATATTCATGTTACGGATGGTGATGGAACAGCTGAAAGTTTTGGAGAAGGATCTCGTTCTATGGCAAAAGCCGCTAAAGATTTTGGTGGCAAGCCTGTGATTGCAAATGGAAAACTGGGGGACCCTGACCAGGCATTAAAAGCTGTTGAAGAAGAAGGTGCCGATTTTGTATCACTTGGCACAGGTGCTCTTGCGAACCCAGATACACCACATCGTGTTCAAAAAGGCCTTGAACTGAAAGAATTTGATGCAGAGTCTATCCTATTCCCGATTGCTCATGTTAAGGATACGGAACTTAATATGGATATTGAGTAG
- a CDS encoding nuclear transport factor 2 family protein, with amino-acid sequence MLQDFKGFLSEYRDSWNSLDAERMAAHNSKGFKAIWANPDSITSEWGYDEAKEGWIQAYQQYQGRSPIWHFEDVLININNHEEGVVVCWVSFELDGKMTDVKLLFTQTFKKENGEWKKIREYVENSFANERLKTCTS; translated from the coding sequence TTGCTACAAGACTTTAAGGGGTTTTTAAGTGAGTATCGAGATTCTTGGAACAGCTTAGATGCAGAAAGAATGGCTGCTCATAACTCAAAGGGATTCAAAGCAATATGGGCTAATCCAGACTCTATCACTTCTGAATGGGGATATGATGAAGCTAAAGAGGGATGGATCCAAGCTTATCAACAGTATCAAGGTAGAAGTCCCATATGGCATTTTGAGGACGTTCTTATCAACATCAATAACCATGAGGAAGGCGTCGTTGTTTGTTGGGTAAGTTTTGAATTGGATGGGAAGATGACAGACGTTAAGTTGTTATTTACTCAAACCTTCAAGAAGGAAAATGGGGAATGGAAGAAAATTAGAGAATACGTTGAAAATAGTTTTGCGAATGAACGCCTAAAAACGTGTACTTCATAA